Proteins from a single region of Oncorhynchus keta strain PuntledgeMale-10-30-2019 chromosome 20, Oket_V2, whole genome shotgun sequence:
- the LOC118399481 gene encoding glucocorticoid modulatory element-binding protein 1-like isoform X1 gives MAQTEVTTVSMGDLVVVKATDEENGDDEDSNTQVILQLQPITAGMDESGETDTAVEAHPEEATVDGEEVELGYPITCGECKAVLLVKRFVCPGINVKCVKYEDQLISPKQFVHMSGKATLKDWKRAIRMGGVMLRKMMDSGQLDFYEHSTLCTNTCRSTKFDLLINNTRFPPDGSGLTTPISSQAQVVIGNGGQVAMTTEKRSDVLTGTMEWSSGAVAMETEKKETSEISEETLNFWKGIADVGLMGEVVDNIRTELLEMLRGVQLRSEQAALQDADSCLVEVAVLSNLAQVFGLLDSVKHILNVRREQTDPGEEQVISTLTNLELQLEEQRRQQHFRAQLCHPQPDNNISHTPGGKPTKPKAKRPRLQRPASTTPLTSSLSQPQTATLQPQQFTVLSPISFSSMGQPFSLTGLSGLSGLPMATLGQQNNTVTLHTLPAGTQTFTQYITTMVGADGKTETVTLQPSQGLTLVGTTLQDPSQLGGTMMSPLELVQLTQGGVTVSGETMVEQPMGQVVESGPMVLHQEGMIQEGLVEGVEDKSQAQTIVTEIDPAPVDQTMGVVMELQLAQEGKAEVGEEGSAMVVHGGMDVTIVSEEGKGGEGMVVQGEVLEAGQQSQVEGVEMDANGQISCLRIMVIEEETREEDQAK, from the exons ATGGCACAAACCGAGGTGACAACGGTCTCTATGGGGGACCTAGTGGTGGTGAAGGCTACTGATGAAGAGAATGGTGATGATGAGGACAGCAACACACAGGTCATCCTCCAGCTACAACCAATcacagcagg TATGGATGAGtcaggagagacagacacagctgtGGAGGCACACCCAG AAGAAGCCACAGTTGATGGGGAGGAGGTAGAGCTGGGTTATCCCATCACATGTGGAGAGTGTAAAGCTGTGCTGCTGGTCAAGAGGTTTGTCTGTCCTGGAATAAACGTCAAATGTGTCAAG TATGAAGACCAACTGATCAGTCCCAAGCAGTTTGTCCACATGTCTGGGAAGGCTACACTGAAGGACTGGAAAAGAGCTATCCGGATGGGAGGGGTCATGCTCAG GAAGATGATGGACTCGGGGCAGCTAGACTTCTATGAACACAGCACTCTGTGCACCAACACGTGTCGTAGCACCAAGTTTGACCTGCTGATCAACAACACACGCTTCCCCCCTGACGGCAGCGGACTCACCACGCCCATCTCCTCACAAG CCCAGGTGGTGATAGGTAATGGTGGCCAGGTTGCCATGACAACAGAGAAGAGGTCAGATGTTCTGACTGGAACAATGGAGTGGAGTTCAGGGGCTgtagccatggagacagagaagaaggAAACCAGTGAGATATCAG AAGAGACATTGAACTTCTGGAAAGGCATAGCTGACGTGGGCCTGATGGGGGAGGTGGTAGACAACATCAGGACAGAGCTGTTGGAGATGCTGAGAGGAGTGCAGCTACGCAGCGAGCAGGCTGCCCTGCAGGACGCGG ATTCCTGTCTGGTAGAGGTGGCAGTGTTGAGTAACCTGGCCCAGGTGTTTGGCCTGCTGGACTCAGTCAAACACATCCTAAATGTAAGGAGAGAACAGACTGACCCTGGAGAGGAGCAGGTCATTAGCACACTGACCA ACCTGGAGCTGCAGCTGGAGGAACAGAGACGACAGCAGCACTTCAGAGCTCAGCTCTGCCACCCCCAGCCCGACAACAACATCAGTCACACCCCAGGAGGCAAACCCACCAAGCCCAAGGCCAAACGACCTCGCTTGCAACGGCCAGCCTCCACCACCCccctcacctcttccctctcccagCCCCAGACAGCCACCCTGCAGCCCCAGCAGTTCACTGTACTTTCCCCCATTTCATTCTCTTCCATGGGCCAGCCCTTCTCCCTGACTGGCTTGTCTGGCCTGTCAGGCCTCCCCATGGCCACGCTGGGTCAACAGAACAACACGGTGACCCTCCACACCCTACCCGCTGGCACCCAGACCTTCACCCAATACATCACCACCATGGTTGGGGCCGACGGCAAGACAGAGACTGTGACCCTCCAACCATCCCAAGGGCTGACGCTGGTGGGCACCACCCTCCAGGACCCAAGTCAGCTGGGAGGAACCATGATGAGTCCCTTGGAGCTGGTCCAACTCACCCAGGGAGGGGTGACCGTCAGTGGGGAGACGATGGTTGAGCAGCCCATGGGCCAAGTTGTGGAAAGTGGGCCAATGGTACTCCACCAGGAAGGGATGATACAGGAGGGATTGGTGGAGGGAGTAGAGGACAAGAGCCAGGCACAAACGATAGTGACCGAGATTGACCCTGCCCCGGTTGACCAGACCATGGGGGTGGTGATGGAGCTACAGCTGGCCCAAGAAGGAAAGGCTGAGGTTGGGGAGGAGGGTTCCGCCATGGTCGTCCATGGTGGGATGGATGTCACCATTGTCtcggaggaggggaagggaggggagggaatggTGGTTCAGGGGGAGGTTCTTGAAGCTGGGCAGCAGAGCCAGGTAGAAGGGGTAGAGATGGATGCTAACGGGCAGATCTCATGCCTAAGGATAATGGTGATCGAGGAGGAGACTCGGGAAGAGGACCAGGCCAAATGA
- the LOC118399481 gene encoding glucocorticoid modulatory element-binding protein 1-like isoform X2, translating to MAQTEVTTVSMGDLVVVKATDEENGDDEDSNTQVILQLQPITAGMDESGETDTAVEAHPEATVDGEEVELGYPITCGECKAVLLVKRFVCPGINVKCVKYEDQLISPKQFVHMSGKATLKDWKRAIRMGGVMLRKMMDSGQLDFYEHSTLCTNTCRSTKFDLLINNTRFPPDGSGLTTPISSQAQVVIGNGGQVAMTTEKRSDVLTGTMEWSSGAVAMETEKKETSEISEETLNFWKGIADVGLMGEVVDNIRTELLEMLRGVQLRSEQAALQDADSCLVEVAVLSNLAQVFGLLDSVKHILNVRREQTDPGEEQVISTLTNLELQLEEQRRQQHFRAQLCHPQPDNNISHTPGGKPTKPKAKRPRLQRPASTTPLTSSLSQPQTATLQPQQFTVLSPISFSSMGQPFSLTGLSGLSGLPMATLGQQNNTVTLHTLPAGTQTFTQYITTMVGADGKTETVTLQPSQGLTLVGTTLQDPSQLGGTMMSPLELVQLTQGGVTVSGETMVEQPMGQVVESGPMVLHQEGMIQEGLVEGVEDKSQAQTIVTEIDPAPVDQTMGVVMELQLAQEGKAEVGEEGSAMVVHGGMDVTIVSEEGKGGEGMVVQGEVLEAGQQSQVEGVEMDANGQISCLRIMVIEEETREEDQAK from the exons ATGGCACAAACCGAGGTGACAACGGTCTCTATGGGGGACCTAGTGGTGGTGAAGGCTACTGATGAAGAGAATGGTGATGATGAGGACAGCAACACACAGGTCATCCTCCAGCTACAACCAATcacagcagg TATGGATGAGtcaggagagacagacacagctgtGGAGGCACACCCAG AAGCCACAGTTGATGGGGAGGAGGTAGAGCTGGGTTATCCCATCACATGTGGAGAGTGTAAAGCTGTGCTGCTGGTCAAGAGGTTTGTCTGTCCTGGAATAAACGTCAAATGTGTCAAG TATGAAGACCAACTGATCAGTCCCAAGCAGTTTGTCCACATGTCTGGGAAGGCTACACTGAAGGACTGGAAAAGAGCTATCCGGATGGGAGGGGTCATGCTCAG GAAGATGATGGACTCGGGGCAGCTAGACTTCTATGAACACAGCACTCTGTGCACCAACACGTGTCGTAGCACCAAGTTTGACCTGCTGATCAACAACACACGCTTCCCCCCTGACGGCAGCGGACTCACCACGCCCATCTCCTCACAAG CCCAGGTGGTGATAGGTAATGGTGGCCAGGTTGCCATGACAACAGAGAAGAGGTCAGATGTTCTGACTGGAACAATGGAGTGGAGTTCAGGGGCTgtagccatggagacagagaagaaggAAACCAGTGAGATATCAG AAGAGACATTGAACTTCTGGAAAGGCATAGCTGACGTGGGCCTGATGGGGGAGGTGGTAGACAACATCAGGACAGAGCTGTTGGAGATGCTGAGAGGAGTGCAGCTACGCAGCGAGCAGGCTGCCCTGCAGGACGCGG ATTCCTGTCTGGTAGAGGTGGCAGTGTTGAGTAACCTGGCCCAGGTGTTTGGCCTGCTGGACTCAGTCAAACACATCCTAAATGTAAGGAGAGAACAGACTGACCCTGGAGAGGAGCAGGTCATTAGCACACTGACCA ACCTGGAGCTGCAGCTGGAGGAACAGAGACGACAGCAGCACTTCAGAGCTCAGCTCTGCCACCCCCAGCCCGACAACAACATCAGTCACACCCCAGGAGGCAAACCCACCAAGCCCAAGGCCAAACGACCTCGCTTGCAACGGCCAGCCTCCACCACCCccctcacctcttccctctcccagCCCCAGACAGCCACCCTGCAGCCCCAGCAGTTCACTGTACTTTCCCCCATTTCATTCTCTTCCATGGGCCAGCCCTTCTCCCTGACTGGCTTGTCTGGCCTGTCAGGCCTCCCCATGGCCACGCTGGGTCAACAGAACAACACGGTGACCCTCCACACCCTACCCGCTGGCACCCAGACCTTCACCCAATACATCACCACCATGGTTGGGGCCGACGGCAAGACAGAGACTGTGACCCTCCAACCATCCCAAGGGCTGACGCTGGTGGGCACCACCCTCCAGGACCCAAGTCAGCTGGGAGGAACCATGATGAGTCCCTTGGAGCTGGTCCAACTCACCCAGGGAGGGGTGACCGTCAGTGGGGAGACGATGGTTGAGCAGCCCATGGGCCAAGTTGTGGAAAGTGGGCCAATGGTACTCCACCAGGAAGGGATGATACAGGAGGGATTGGTGGAGGGAGTAGAGGACAAGAGCCAGGCACAAACGATAGTGACCGAGATTGACCCTGCCCCGGTTGACCAGACCATGGGGGTGGTGATGGAGCTACAGCTGGCCCAAGAAGGAAAGGCTGAGGTTGGGGAGGAGGGTTCCGCCATGGTCGTCCATGGTGGGATGGATGTCACCATTGTCtcggaggaggggaagggaggggagggaatggTGGTTCAGGGGGAGGTTCTTGAAGCTGGGCAGCAGAGCCAGGTAGAAGGGGTAGAGATGGATGCTAACGGGCAGATCTCATGCCTAAGGATAATGGTGATCGAGGAGGAGACTCGGGAAGAGGACCAGGCCAAATGA
- the LOC118399483 gene encoding ras-related protein Rab-39B-like, which yields MDILWQYQFRIILLGDSTVGKSSLLKRFTDGIYSDVADPTVGVDFYARSLDIEQGIKIKLQLWDTAGQERFRSITTSYYRNSVGGLLVFDLTNRKTFDHVREWHKEVSEHILPHHMVYILIGHKSDLNKDRKVTRDEAEQLAAEMGIRYVETSAKCNSNVDRAFQLLSRDIYELMKMGEITTRDGWDGVKSGLTTGVLYPGEEDIEVEPREKSCNC from the exons ATGGATATTTTGTGGCAATATCAGTTCAGGATCATTTTGCTCGGAGACTCGACGGTAGGGAAATCGTCTTTGCTGAAACGGTTTACAGATGGAATTTACAGCGATGTAGCGGATCCAACGGTCGGTGTGGATTTTTATGCCCGTTCGCTAGACATTGAGCAAGGGATTAAAATCAAGCTTCAACTGTGGGACACGGCTGGACAGGAACGATTCAG GTCCATCACTACTTCCTACTACCGTAACTCAGTGGGCGGGCTCCTCGTGTTCGACCTGACCAATCGCAAGACCTTCGACCACGTGAGAGAGTGGCACAAGGAAGTGAGCGAGCACATTCTGCCGCACCACATGGTCTACATTCTGATTGGCCACAAAAGCGACCTAAACAAGGACCGGAAGGTGACGCGGGACGAGGCTGAGCAGCTGGCGGCAGAGATGGGGATCCGCTATGTGGAGACATCGGCTAAGTGCAACAGCAACGTGGACCGGGCCTTCCAGCTGCTCAGCAGGGACATCTATGAGCTGATGAAGATGGGGGAGATCACCACGAGGGACGGATGGGATGGGGTGAAGAGCGGCCTCACCACCGGGGTCCTGTACCCGGGCGAAGAGGACATTGAGGTGGAGCCAAGGGAGAAGAGCTGCAACTGCTGA
- the LOC118399484 gene encoding CTP synthase 1-like, with translation MKYILVTGGVISGIGKGIIASSVGTILKSCGLRVTAIKIDPYINIDAGTFSPYEHGEVFVLDDGGEVDLDLGNYERFLDIRLTKDNNLTTGKIYQSVINKERKGDYLGKTVQVVPHITDAIQEWVMRQARVPVDDDGVEPQICVIELGGTVGDIESMPFIEAFRQFQFKVKRENFCNIHVSLVPQPSATGEQKTKPTQNSVRELRGLGLSPDLIMCRCSTSLENSVKEKISMFCHVEPEQVICVADVSSIYRVPLLLENQGVVGYFCQRLDLPIETRPRKMLTKWKEMSDRSDRLLEQCSIALVGKYTKFTDSYASVIKALEHSALAICHKLDIKYIDSADLEPNTLKEEPVKYHEAWQKLCSADGILVPGGFGVRGTEGKIHAINWARKQKKPFLGVCLGMQLAVCEFARNVLEWEDANSTEFHPESKHPVVIDMPEHNPGQMGGTMRLGKRRTIFKTTDSILRRLYGDAEYVDERHRHRFEVNPELKDHFEGKGFHFVGQDVEGERMEVIELDDHPYFIGVQYHPEFTSRPIKPSPPYFGLLLASAGKLQSYLQKGRCLSPRDTYSDQSGSSTPDSEIVESSISQECVTEGKEQ, from the exons ATGAAGTACATCCTGGTCACTGGTGGTGTCATCTCAGGCATCGGGAAGGGCATCATAGCCTCCAGTGTGGGAACTATCCTCAAGTCATGTGGTCTGCGTGTCACCGCCATCAAGATTGACCCCTACATCAACATAGATGCAGGGACCTTCTCTCCGTACGAGCATG gTGAGGTGTTTGTGCTGGACGACGGGGGTGAGGTGGATCTGGACCTGGGGAACTACGAGAGGTTCCTGGACATCAGGCTGACCAAAGACAACAACCTGACCACTGGCAAGATCTACCAGTCTGTCATCaacaaggagaggaaaggagactaCCTGGGAAAGACCGTACAGG TGGTGCCCCACATCACTGATGCGATCCAGGAGTGGGTGATGCGTCAGGCCAGAGTACCTGTTGACGATGATGGTGTGGAGCCTCAGATCTGTGTCATCGAG CTAGGAGGCACTGTGGGAGACATCGAGAGCATGCCTTTCATCGAAGCCTTCAGGCAGTTCCAGTTCAAGGTGAAGAGGGAGAACTTCTGTAACATCCACGTCAGCCTGGTCCCACAGCCCAGTGCCACAGGAGAGCAGAAGACCAAACCCACTCAGAACAGTGTCAGAGAGCTCAGAGGACTCGGCCTGTCTCCTGATCTG ATCATGTGTCGCTGTTCCACTTCCCTGGAGAACTCTGTTAAAGAGAAGATCTCCATGTTCTGTCATGTAGAACCTGAACAG gtgATCTGCGTGGCAGACGTGTCGTCCATCTACAGAGTGCCTCTGCTACTAGAGAACCAGGGGGTGGTGGGCTACTTCTGTCAGAGATTAGATCTTCCTATAGAGACACGCCCCAGGAAGATGCTCACTAAGTGGAAGGAGATGTCTGACAG GTCAGACAGGCTCCTAGAGCAGTGTTCTATAGCCCTGGTGGGGAAATACACCAAGTTCACAGACTCCTACGCGTCAGTCATCAAAGCGCTAGAACACTCTGCCTTAGCCATCTGCCACAAACTGGATATCAAG tATATTGACTCAGCAGACCTGGAGCCAAACACACTGAAGGAGGAGCCTGTGAAGTACCATGAGGCGTGGCAAAAACTCTGCAGTGCTGA tGGCATCCTGGTACCTGGAGGGTTTGgagtcagagggacagaggggaagaTCCACGCCATCAACTGGGCACGCAAACAGAAGAAACCCTTCCTAG GTGTGTGTCTAGGGATGCAGCTGGCTGTGTGTGAATTTGCCAGGAATGTGCTAGAATGGGAAGATGCCAACTCTACAGAGTTTCATCCCGAATCAAAGCATCCTGTT GTGATTGACATGCCAGAACACAATCCTGGGCAGATGGGTGGGACCATGAGGCTGGGAAAGAGACGGACCATTTTCAAGACCACCGACAGTATACTAA GAAGACTTTACGGAGATGCCGAGTACGTGGATGAGAGACACCGACATCGCTTTGAG GTGAACCCAGAGCTGAAGGATCACTTTGAAGGGAAAGGCTTCCACTTCGTAGGTCAAGACGTAGAAGGCGAGCGAATGGAAGTCATTGAGTTAGACG ATCATCCGTATTTCATAGGAGTGCAGTATCATCCAGAGTTCACCTCTCGCCCCATCAAACCATCGCCTCCCTACTTTGGCCTCCTGCTGGCATCAGCCGGGAAACTACAGAGCTACCTACAGAAGGGCCGCTGTCTGTCTCCACG GGACACATACAGTGATCAGAGCGGCAGCAGCACCCCAGACTCAGAAATAGTTGAGTCCTCCATCTCACAGGAATGTGTAACTG AGGGAAAGGAACAATGA